A single Osmerus mordax isolate fOsmMor3 chromosome 7, fOsmMor3.pri, whole genome shotgun sequence DNA region contains:
- the nppb gene encoding natriuretic peptides B, whose amino-acid sequence MQLSSIPLLGLLFFSNLQLFCAYPVYDGLMTNDDIDVLKELLSRLESIPERREQSQTELDNVNPENTVLMGQEERGQPQTGLDQAVIRALLSARDLKTVRNDSASKRSSGCFGRRLDRIGSMSSLGCNTAGRFNPKRR is encoded by the exons atgCAGCTCTCTAGCATTCCCCTTCTcggcctcctcttcttctcaaaCCTGCAGCTATTTTGCGCATATCCCGTCTACGACGGACTGATGACCAATGATGACATCGACGTCTTAAAG GAGCTTCTTTCCAGACTTGAATCCATTCCTGAGCGGAGAGAGCAATCCCAAACAGAATTGGACAACGTGAATCCAGAAAACACCGTATTGAtggggcaggaagagagagggcaacCGCAGACAGGACTGGACCAGGCCGTGATCAGGGCGTTGCTCTCGGCACGGGACTTAAAGACTGTCCGAAACGACTCAGCATCAAAGAGATCCTCGGGCTGTTTTGGACGACGGCTTGACCGAATCGGCTCAATGAGTTCTCTTGGATGCAATACAGCGGGAAGATTCA ATCCAAAGAGGAGATGA
- the nppa gene encoding natriuretic peptides A: MMRTALLWGILVLLCQQVLVRSHVVGRTYSANDLAQLKNLLERFEETMVAVVQAEDPVPDYEEMNPNPEQRQTNLGWDRTPEELNPPPIEPREPDEGHSRTQSQKSRLQDLLMATRSKLSGCFGGRLDRIGTSSGLGCNVRTG, from the exons ATGATGAGGACGGCGTTACTATGGGGTATTCTTGTTCTACTTTGTCAGCAGGTGCTTGTGAGATCCCATGTGGTGGGCAGGACTTACTCAGCTAATGACCTGGCCCAGCTAAAG AATCTCCTTGAGCGCTTTGAGGAAACCATGGTGGCTGTGGTCCAAGCAGAGGACCCTGTACCAGACTATGAGGAGATGAACCCCAACCCTGAGCAGAGACAGACTAACCTGGGATGGGACAGGACTCCAGAAGAGCTAAACCCCCCTCCAATAGAACCCAGGGAACCAGATGAAGGCCACAGTCGAACGCAAAGCCAGAAGAGTCGTTTGCAGGACCTGCTCATGGCCACGAGGAGTAAGCTGTCCGGGTGCTTTGGGGGAAGGCTGGACCGTATCGGGACCTCCAGTGGTCTGGGCTGCAATGTTAGAACAG GATAG
- the clcn6 gene encoding H(+)/Cl(-) exchange transporter 6 isoform X1, with amino-acid sequence MACCGNCFCCHCCCRDGETRTPEELTILGETRDEEDEILPRKDYESLDYDRCINEPYVEVLEGMDNKKAKKYEAVKWIMVFAIGVSIGLVGLLVDFFVRLFTQIKFSLVGKSVEECSVKGCLALSLLQLLAFNMAFIFIASVLVLIEPVAAGSGIPEIKSYLNGVKIPGIVRLRTFLCKVFGVLFTVAGGLFVGKEGPMIHSGAIVGAGLPQFQSITFKKIRFDFPYFRSDRDKRDFVSAGAAAGVAAAFGAPIGGTLFSLEEGSSFWNQALTWKVLFCSMSATFTLNFFRSGINYNKWGSFQLPGLLNFGEFKCLEGDKSCHLWTVVDLAFFVLMGVVGGLLGALFNCVNKRLAKYRMKHVHPKAKFVRVLESLLVTMVTTVVIFTVSMTLGECRDLPTPTPIPTTNNTTTLVDQYENINSTIRQFFCPNNTYNDMATLFFNPQEVAIHQLFHQDGTFSPVTLSVFFLLYFLLACWTYGVSVPSGLFVPSLLCGAAFGRLVANLLKINLGMHIYSGTFALIGAAAFLGGVVRMTISLTVILIESTNEITYGLPIMITLMCACATSQVAKWTGDFFNKGIYDIHILLKGVPLLEWETEVEMDRLTASDIMEPNLTYVYPHTRIQSLVSILRTTVYHAFPVVTENRHNEREFMKGNILVSNNIRFKKASVLTRAGEQRRRCQSMKSYPSSELRNVCDEQLPVAEPAEEGQDMLQQMLERRHVPYPNLYPDQSPSEDWTMEERFRPLTFHGLILRSQLVNLLIRGVCYAENQSSATQPRLSYAEMTEDYPRFPDIHDLDLALLNPRMIVDVTPYMNPCPYTVSPNTHVSQVFNLFRTMGLRHLPVVNAVGEIVGIITRHNLTHEFLLAKLRQHYVTI; translated from the exons ATGGCGTGCTGTGGTAACTGTTTTTGTTGTCACTGCTGTTGCCGGGATGGAGAGACCCGCACACCCGAGGAACTG ACAATACTTGGAGAAACTAGAGATGAAGAGGACGAAATTCTGCCAAGGAAAGATTATGAG AGCTTGGATTATGACAGATGCATTAACGAGCCCTATGTTGAGGTCCTGGAGGGTATGGACAATAAG AAAGCCAAAAAGTACGAAGCTGTGAAATGGATAATGGTGTTTGCTATAGGCGTATCCATAGGCCTG GTGGGCCTTCTTGTGGACTTTTTTGTACGACTCTTCACTCAGATCAAATTCAGCTTGGTCGGAAAAT CGGTAGAAGAGTGCAGCGTGAAAGGCTGCCTCGCACTGTcacttctccagctcctggctTTCAACATGGCCTTCATCTTCATTGCCAGTGTGCTAGTTCTCATTGAG CCTGTAGCTGCAGGGTCAGGTATCCCAGAGATCAAAAGCTACCTGAACGGAGTCAAAATTCCAGGGATCGTCAGACTTCGAACGTTCCTCTGCAAGGTCTTCGGGGTGCTGTTCACCGTAGCAGGAG GTCTGTTTGTGGGGAAGGAGGGCCCAATGATCCACAGTGGAGCCATCGTAGGAGCTGGCCTCCCCCAG TTCCAGAGCATCACTTTTAAGAAGATCCGCTTTGATTTCCCGTACTTCCGCAGTGACAG GGACAAGAGGGACTTTGTCTCGGCGGGGGCGGCTGCAGGCGTGGCTGCTGCGTTTGGGGCGCCCATAGGGGGCACTCTCTTCAGTCTGGAGGAGGGCTCCTCCTTCTGGAACCAGGCGCTCACTTGGAAAGTG CTCTTCTGCTCCATGTCAGCCACATTCACCCTTAACTTCTTCCGCTCGGGAATCAACTACAACAAGTGGGGCTCCTTCCAACTTCCTGGTCTGCTCAATTTTGGAGAGTTCAAG TGTCTAGAGGGGGATAAAAGCTGCCACCTGTGGACGGTGGTGGACCTGGCCTTCTTTGTCTTGATGGGAGTTGTAGGTGGGCTGCTGGGAGCTCTCTTCAACTGTGTTAACAAGAGACTGGCCAAGTATCGCATGAAGCATGTCCACCCCAAGGCCAAGTTTGTCAG GGTCTTGGAGAGTCTGCTGGTTACCATGGTGACAACGGTGGTGATATTTACAGTGTCCATGACGTTGGGTGAATGTCGGGATTTGCCAACTCCAACTCCAATTCCCACAACCAACAACACCACAACCCTG GTGGATCAGTATGAAAACATCAACTCTACAATCCGACAGTTCTTCTGTCCTAATAACACCTACAACGACATGGCTACTCTCTTCTTCAACCCCCAGGAAGTGGCCATCCACCAGCTCTTTCACCAggacg GAACATTCAGCCCTGTGACACTGTCAGTGTTCTTCCTCCTCTACTTCCTGTTGGCCTGTTGGACCTATGGAGTGTCCGTACCCAGCGGCCTCTTCGTGCCCTCACTGCTCTGTGGCGCTGCTTTTGGACGTCTGGTGGCCAACCTCCTGAAAAT AAACCTGGGAATGCACATCTACTCTGGGACCTTTGCTCTGATTGGAGCAGCCGCCTTCCTCGGGGGCGTGGTTCGCATGACCATCAGCCTGACAGTCATTCTCATCGAATCGACAAATGAAATCACATACGGGCTGCCCATCATGATAACACTAATG TGTGCATGTGCAACCTCCCAGGTAGCCAAATGGACAGGGGATTTCTTCAACAAGGGCATTTATGACATCCATATATTATTGAAAGGAGTGCCACTGCTGGAATGGGAGACTGAGGTGGAAATGGATAG ACTGACAGCCAGTGACATCATGGAGCCCAACCTGACCTACGTGTACCCCCATACCCGTATCCAGTCTCTGGTCAGCATCCTGCGCACCACCGTCTACCATGCCTTCCCCGTGGTAACCGAGAACCGCCACAATGAGCGGGAGTTCATGAAGGGCAACATCCTGGTCAGCAACAACATCCGCTTCAAG aaagCGAGCGTGCTGACGCGTGCCGGGGAGCAGAGACGGCGGTGCCAGTCTATGAAGTCTTACCCGTCCAGCGAGCTGAGGAACGTGTGTGACGAGCAGCTTCCTGTGGCGGAGCCGGCAGAGGAGGGCCAGGACATGCTGCAGCAGATGCTGGAGAGGAG ACACGTGCCGTACCCTAACCTGTACCCAGACCAGTCCCCCAGTGAGGACTGGACCATGGAGGAGCGCTTCCGCCCCCTCACCTTCCACGGGCTCATCCTGCGCTCCCAGCTGGTCAACCTGCTTATCCGAGGGGTCTGCTACGCTGAGAACCAGTCG AGTGCCACCCAGCCCAGACTGTCCTACGCAGAGATGACGGAGGACTACCCCCGCTTCCCTGACATCCATGACTTGGACCTGGCCCTTCTCAACCCCCGCATGATAGTG GATGTCACACCCTATATGAACCCATGCCCCTATACGGTGTCCCCAAACACGCATGTGTCCCAAGTATTCAACCTGTTCAGGACCATGGGCTTACGACACCTGCCAGTGGTCAATGCTGTGGGGGAG ATTGTGGGAATCATCACCAGACACAATTTAACCCACGAGTTCCTGTTGGCCAAACTCAGGCAGCACTACGTCACCATTTGA
- the clcn6 gene encoding H(+)/Cl(-) exchange transporter 6 isoform X2: protein MACCGNCFCCHCCCRDGETRTPEELTILGETRDEEDEILPRKDYESLDYDRCINEPYVEVLEGMDNKKAKKYEAVKWIMVFAIGVSIGLVGLLVDFFVRLFTQIKFSLVGKSVEECSVKGCLALSLLQLLAFNMAFIFIASVLVLIEPVAAGSGIPEIKSYLNGVKIPGIVRLRTFLCKVFGVLFTVAGGLFVGKEGPMIHSGAIVGAGLPQFQSITFKKIRFDFPYFRSDRDKRDFVSAGAAAGVAAAFGAPIGGTLFSLEEGSSFWNQALTWKVLFCSMSATFTLNFFRSGINYNKWGSFQLPGLLNFGEFKCLEGDKSCHLWTVVDLAFFVLMGVVGGLLGALFNCVNKRLAKYRMKHVHPKAKFVRVLESLLVTMVTTVVIFTVSMTLGECRDLPTPTPIPTTNNTTTLVDQYENINSTIRQFFCPNNTYNDMATLFFNPQEVAIHQLFHQDGTFSPVTLSVFFLLYFLLACWTYGVSVPSGLFVPSLLCGAAFGRLVANLLKINLGMHIYSGTFALIGAAAFLGGVVRMTISLTVILIESTNEITYGLPIMITLMVAKWTGDFFNKGIYDIHILLKGVPLLEWETEVEMDRLTASDIMEPNLTYVYPHTRIQSLVSILRTTVYHAFPVVTENRHNEREFMKGNILVSNNIRFKKASVLTRAGEQRRRCQSMKSYPSSELRNVCDEQLPVAEPAEEGQDMLQQMLERRHVPYPNLYPDQSPSEDWTMEERFRPLTFHGLILRSQLVNLLIRGVCYAENQSSATQPRLSYAEMTEDYPRFPDIHDLDLALLNPRMIVDVTPYMNPCPYTVSPNTHVSQVFNLFRTMGLRHLPVVNAVGEIVGIITRHNLTHEFLLAKLRQHYVTI, encoded by the exons ATGGCGTGCTGTGGTAACTGTTTTTGTTGTCACTGCTGTTGCCGGGATGGAGAGACCCGCACACCCGAGGAACTG ACAATACTTGGAGAAACTAGAGATGAAGAGGACGAAATTCTGCCAAGGAAAGATTATGAG AGCTTGGATTATGACAGATGCATTAACGAGCCCTATGTTGAGGTCCTGGAGGGTATGGACAATAAG AAAGCCAAAAAGTACGAAGCTGTGAAATGGATAATGGTGTTTGCTATAGGCGTATCCATAGGCCTG GTGGGCCTTCTTGTGGACTTTTTTGTACGACTCTTCACTCAGATCAAATTCAGCTTGGTCGGAAAAT CGGTAGAAGAGTGCAGCGTGAAAGGCTGCCTCGCACTGTcacttctccagctcctggctTTCAACATGGCCTTCATCTTCATTGCCAGTGTGCTAGTTCTCATTGAG CCTGTAGCTGCAGGGTCAGGTATCCCAGAGATCAAAAGCTACCTGAACGGAGTCAAAATTCCAGGGATCGTCAGACTTCGAACGTTCCTCTGCAAGGTCTTCGGGGTGCTGTTCACCGTAGCAGGAG GTCTGTTTGTGGGGAAGGAGGGCCCAATGATCCACAGTGGAGCCATCGTAGGAGCTGGCCTCCCCCAG TTCCAGAGCATCACTTTTAAGAAGATCCGCTTTGATTTCCCGTACTTCCGCAGTGACAG GGACAAGAGGGACTTTGTCTCGGCGGGGGCGGCTGCAGGCGTGGCTGCTGCGTTTGGGGCGCCCATAGGGGGCACTCTCTTCAGTCTGGAGGAGGGCTCCTCCTTCTGGAACCAGGCGCTCACTTGGAAAGTG CTCTTCTGCTCCATGTCAGCCACATTCACCCTTAACTTCTTCCGCTCGGGAATCAACTACAACAAGTGGGGCTCCTTCCAACTTCCTGGTCTGCTCAATTTTGGAGAGTTCAAG TGTCTAGAGGGGGATAAAAGCTGCCACCTGTGGACGGTGGTGGACCTGGCCTTCTTTGTCTTGATGGGAGTTGTAGGTGGGCTGCTGGGAGCTCTCTTCAACTGTGTTAACAAGAGACTGGCCAAGTATCGCATGAAGCATGTCCACCCCAAGGCCAAGTTTGTCAG GGTCTTGGAGAGTCTGCTGGTTACCATGGTGACAACGGTGGTGATATTTACAGTGTCCATGACGTTGGGTGAATGTCGGGATTTGCCAACTCCAACTCCAATTCCCACAACCAACAACACCACAACCCTG GTGGATCAGTATGAAAACATCAACTCTACAATCCGACAGTTCTTCTGTCCTAATAACACCTACAACGACATGGCTACTCTCTTCTTCAACCCCCAGGAAGTGGCCATCCACCAGCTCTTTCACCAggacg GAACATTCAGCCCTGTGACACTGTCAGTGTTCTTCCTCCTCTACTTCCTGTTGGCCTGTTGGACCTATGGAGTGTCCGTACCCAGCGGCCTCTTCGTGCCCTCACTGCTCTGTGGCGCTGCTTTTGGACGTCTGGTGGCCAACCTCCTGAAAAT AAACCTGGGAATGCACATCTACTCTGGGACCTTTGCTCTGATTGGAGCAGCCGCCTTCCTCGGGGGCGTGGTTCGCATGACCATCAGCCTGACAGTCATTCTCATCGAATCGACAAATGAAATCACATACGGGCTGCCCATCATGATAACACTAATG GTAGCCAAATGGACAGGGGATTTCTTCAACAAGGGCATTTATGACATCCATATATTATTGAAAGGAGTGCCACTGCTGGAATGGGAGACTGAGGTGGAAATGGATAG ACTGACAGCCAGTGACATCATGGAGCCCAACCTGACCTACGTGTACCCCCATACCCGTATCCAGTCTCTGGTCAGCATCCTGCGCACCACCGTCTACCATGCCTTCCCCGTGGTAACCGAGAACCGCCACAATGAGCGGGAGTTCATGAAGGGCAACATCCTGGTCAGCAACAACATCCGCTTCAAG aaagCGAGCGTGCTGACGCGTGCCGGGGAGCAGAGACGGCGGTGCCAGTCTATGAAGTCTTACCCGTCCAGCGAGCTGAGGAACGTGTGTGACGAGCAGCTTCCTGTGGCGGAGCCGGCAGAGGAGGGCCAGGACATGCTGCAGCAGATGCTGGAGAGGAG ACACGTGCCGTACCCTAACCTGTACCCAGACCAGTCCCCCAGTGAGGACTGGACCATGGAGGAGCGCTTCCGCCCCCTCACCTTCCACGGGCTCATCCTGCGCTCCCAGCTGGTCAACCTGCTTATCCGAGGGGTCTGCTACGCTGAGAACCAGTCG AGTGCCACCCAGCCCAGACTGTCCTACGCAGAGATGACGGAGGACTACCCCCGCTTCCCTGACATCCATGACTTGGACCTGGCCCTTCTCAACCCCCGCATGATAGTG GATGTCACACCCTATATGAACCCATGCCCCTATACGGTGTCCCCAAACACGCATGTGTCCCAAGTATTCAACCTGTTCAGGACCATGGGCTTACGACACCTGCCAGTGGTCAATGCTGTGGGGGAG ATTGTGGGAATCATCACCAGACACAATTTAACCCACGAGTTCCTGTTGGCCAAACTCAGGCAGCACTACGTCACCATTTGA
- the mthfr gene encoding methylenetetrahydrofolate reductase: MVNEVQRVDGEWQSCKSDSSGASNSGGDSSKESSRSSTPVLDTDRTDRLRDKMRRRIESGDNWFSLEFFPPRTASGAVNLISRFDRMGSGGPLFIDVTWHPAGDPGSDKETSSMMIASTAVNYCGLESILHLTCCNQTREAITGYLSKAKRLGLKNIMALRGDPVGDDWEEEEGGFNYATDLVKHIRSEFDDYFDICVAGYPTGHPEAESYTDDLRHLKKKVDAGADFIITQLFFRADTFLKFVRDCRAIGITCPILPGIFPIQGYQSLKQLVKLSKLEVPEEITRVIEPIKDNDAAIRNYGIEQAVGMCRVLLKSGEVPGLHFYTLNREVATMEVLRQLGMWNEDPRRPLPWAVSAHPKRKVEDVRPIFWASRPKSYIYRTQDWDDFPNGRWGNSSSPAFGELNDYYLFYLKSKSSKDALLQMWGKELTSEASVYEVFTNYIMAQPNQNGHKVMCLPWNDEPLATETNLLKDELEKVNRRGVLTINSQPNINGKPSSDPIVGWGPPGGYVFQKAYLEFFTSSENVTALLKVLKKYEPRVNYHIVNVHGKNTTNAHDMQPNAVTWAIFPGREIVQPTVVDPVSFMYWKDEAFALWIEQWAKLYEDESPSRMIIKYIHDNYFLVNLVDNDFPLENCLWQVIDDMFELLDAPPEPVEVNSAVDV; the protein is encoded by the exons ATGGTAAACGAAGTCCAGAGAGTTGACGGCGAGTGGCAATCATGCAAGAGCGACTCCAGCGGAGCGAGCAACAGCGGGGGAGACAGTTCAAAAGAGAGCTCTCGCAGCTCTACGCCCGTGTTGGACACCGACCGTACGGACAGGCTGCGGGACAAGATGCGTCGGCGGATTGAGTCAGGAGACAATTGGTTCTCGCTGGAGTTTTTCCCCCCTCGCACCGCGAGTGGAGCTGTCAATCTCATATCTAG atttGACCGAATGGGCTCTGGAGGGCCCCTCTTCATAGACGTCACCTGGCACCCAGCAGGAGACCCAGGGTCAGACAAAGAGACCTCCTCTATGATGATCGCTAGCACAGCGGTCAACTACTGTGGTCTGGAGAGCATCCTCCATCTGACCTGCTGCAATCAAACCAGAGAGGCCATAACTGGCTACCTTAGTAAAGCCAAGCGCCTTGGCTTGAAAAACATAATGGCTTTGAGAGGAG ACCCGGTTGGAGAtgactgggaggaggaggaaggaggatttAACTATGCCACTGACCTTGTCAAACACATCCGCAGCGAGTTTGACGACTACTTTGACATCTGTGTTGCAg GCTACCCAACTGGTCACCCTGAAGCAGAGAGCTACACTGATGACCTGAGACATCTGAAGAAGAAGGTGGATGCTGGAGCAGACTTCATCATAACCCAGCTGTTCTTCAGGGCAGACACCTTCCTCAAGTTTGTCAGAGATTGCAGGGCCATTGGCATCACGTGTCCCATCCTACCTGGAATTTTCCCAATCCAG GGCTACCAGTCTCTGAAGCAGCTGGTGAAGCTGTCCAAGCTGGAGGTCCCAGAGGAGATCACACGGGTCATCGAGCCCATCAAGGACAATGACGCTGCCATCCGCAACTATGGCATAGAGCAGGCGGTGGGCATGTGCCGTGTACTGCTGAAGAGTGGAGAGGTGCCAGGCCTCCACTTCTACACCCTCAACCGAGAGGTGGCCACCATGGAGGTGCTTCGACAGTTGGGCATGTGGAACGAGGACCCCAG ACGGCCCCTCCCCTGGGCAGTGAGTGCTCACCCCAAGCGCAAGGTGGAGGATGTCAGGCCAATCTTCTGGGCCTCCAGACCAAAGAGCTACATCTACAGAACCCAGGACTGGGATGACTTCCCAAACGGCAGATG GGGTAATTCGTCCTCTCCAGCCTTTGGGGAGCTGAACGACTACTACCTGTTCTATCTAAAGAGTAAGTCCTCAAAGGATGCACTGCTACAGATGTGGGGCAAAGAGCTGACAAGCGAAGCCAGTGTTTATGAGGTCTTCACCAACTACATCATGGCCCAGCCCAACCAAAACGGACATAAG GTGATGTGTTTGCCGTGGAACGATGAACCTCTCGCCACAGAGACCAACCTGCTGAAGGATGAGCTGGAGAAGGTGAATCGGCGAGGGGTCCTAACTATCAACTCCCAACCCAATATCAATGGCAAGCCTTCTTCAGACCCCATTGTGGGCTGGGGACCCCCGGGAGGCTACGTCTTCCAGAAG GCATATCTGGAATTTTTCACCTCGAGTGAGAACGTAACAGCCCTTCTCaaagtattaaagaaatatGAGCCTCGTGTAAACTACCATATTGTCAATGTTCAT GGGAAGAACACAACAAATGCCCATGACATGCAGCCTAATGCTGTGACGTGGGCCATATTCCCAGGCAGGGAGATAGTGCAGCCTACTGTGGTGGATCCTGTCAGCTTCATGTACTGGAAG GACGAGGCCTTTGCCCTGTGGATCGAGCAGTGGGCCAAACTATATGAAGACGAGTCACCTTCTCGCATGATCATCAAATACATCCATGACAACTACTTCCTGGTCAACCTGGTTGACAATGACTTCCCATTGGAGAACTGCTTGTGGCAGGTCATCGACGACATGTTCGAGCTTCTCGACGCTCCTCCGGAACCTGTGGAAGTAAACTCTGCTGTTGATGTCTAA
- the LOC136946453 gene encoding protein SFI1 homolog, whose translation MCVQRARRDTQQVLLAWRQWARVSTGQRQMGEAVGLWVEGHRVSRAFQIWVRVHQSHKDASRLSSAHLVRRFFQGWREVVKESMFTWRSTENKVCTALIRSAFSLWRRRAASHKASQDVAQRVTARRRRTLLRSSLHTWHQEVQSRRRRSLLLSEKYYACWVERATATRNKRRSLLEWRLREYIRRWRLEAVLRRVQRRHTQDLWDNWRDQTAATLLLRALYTDRLQQGAWLTWRKRRIRTRVSKDLATRFNRSLVAQVFHAWRRRALCPVTNDTSARHGLGGYS comes from the exons atgtgtgtgcagagagCACGGAGAGACACCCAGCAAGTGTTGCTTGCCTGGAGGCAGTGGGCCAGAG tgtcTACAGGCCAGAGACAGATGGGAGAGGCAGTGGGGCTGTGGGTGGAGGGCCACAGAGTGAGCAGAGCCTTCCAGATATGGGTCAGAGTTCACCAGAGCCATAAAGACGCCTCACGGCTGAGCTCAGCTCACCTCGTTCGCAG GTTCTTTCAAGGCTGGCGTGAGGTCGTGAAGGAGAGCATGTTCACATGGAGGAGCACAGAGAACAAAGTGTGTACAGCACTGATCCGGTCAGCGTTCAGTCTCTGGAGGAGGCGTGCTGCATCCCATAAGGCCTCACAGGACGTGGCTCAGAGAGTgacagccaggaggaggaggaccctGCTGAGGTCATCACTCCACACCTGGCATCAGGAG gTCCAGTCCCGCAGGAGACGTTCTCTCCTCCTATCAGAGAAGTACTATGCATGCTGGGTGGAGAGGGCGACGGCCACACGCAACAAGAGAAGGAGTCTCCTGGAGTGGAGACTGAG GGAGTATATAAGGAGGTGGAGGCTGGAAGCTGTTCTGAGGAGGGTGCAGAGGAGACACACCCAGGATCTGTGGGACAACTGGAGAGACCAGACTGCTGCTACACTTCTGCTTAGGGCCCTG TATACAGACAGATTGCAGCAGGGGGCCTGGCTTACCTGGAGGAAGCGACGCATCAGAACCCGGGTGTCTAAAGACCTCGCCACACGCTTCAACAGATCACTGGTCGCTCAG gTTTTCCACGCATGGAGAAGACGTGCCCTTTGTCCAGTGACCAATGACACGTCGGCCAGGCATGGTCTCGGAGGCTACAGCTGA